The following proteins are encoded in a genomic region of Alistipes shahii WAL 8301:
- a CDS encoding RagB/SusD family nutrient uptake outer membrane protein: MRKNAYILLAALGLASCNYLEIEPVGKVIPHKTSEYRALLTEGYSRFPYTSSKAYTGLLSDEVGMFHEGNFFDSSDAIALSYNYTWQYETQMWEYPYQYYYRAAFQANAVIDGVADADDDSSEDKRQILGEAYAMRAYAHFDLVNLYGKPYDPQTASTDRGVPLSTYIDIEQKYRPTNVAAVYRQIVEDIEAAERTMTLEKQESPTLNYRFSLDALAAFKARVMLYMRNWQAAYDAATGLLPKYELVDFNASPESGDLPWKATSPEAILAWERPFGGGNGDLRGASILSDKILGLLDEATDNRRNYLNPVNAYDENWTPTLLGYCVNRSSSDRVSIRIAEMYLIAAEAGSYLPAELEKAKGYLLDLKAKRLKPEAMETQRTKVGAMDAEQLRTEIADERARELIGEGHRWMDLRRTTRPAIVKTYKDRTYTLNANDARYTLPFPQSAIDSNPELND, translated from the coding sequence ATGAGAAAAAACGCATATATCCTGCTTGCCGCACTGGGACTCGCCTCGTGCAACTACCTGGAAATCGAGCCTGTCGGAAAGGTGATTCCCCACAAGACCTCGGAATACCGGGCGCTGCTCACCGAGGGTTACAGCCGGTTTCCCTACACCAGTTCGAAGGCCTACACCGGACTGCTGTCCGATGAGGTCGGCATGTTCCACGAAGGCAACTTCTTCGACAGCAGCGACGCCATAGCCCTCTCCTACAACTACACCTGGCAGTACGAAACGCAGATGTGGGAGTATCCCTACCAATATTATTACCGCGCCGCCTTCCAGGCCAATGCCGTGATCGACGGCGTGGCGGACGCGGACGACGACTCCTCGGAAGACAAGCGGCAGATTCTCGGCGAAGCCTATGCCATGCGCGCTTACGCACACTTCGATCTGGTGAACCTCTACGGGAAGCCCTACGATCCGCAGACCGCTTCGACCGACCGGGGCGTACCCCTGTCCACCTACATCGACATCGAGCAGAAATACCGCCCGACGAACGTCGCCGCAGTCTACCGGCAGATCGTCGAAGACATCGAGGCCGCCGAAAGGACGATGACCCTGGAGAAACAGGAGAGTCCGACGCTCAACTACCGGTTCTCGCTCGATGCGCTCGCCGCCTTCAAGGCACGCGTCATGCTCTACATGCGCAACTGGCAGGCGGCTTACGATGCAGCGACGGGCCTGCTGCCCAAATACGAACTGGTGGATTTCAATGCCTCTCCCGAAAGCGGCGACCTGCCGTGGAAAGCGACCTCTCCGGAAGCCATATTGGCCTGGGAACGCCCGTTCGGCGGCGGAAACGGCGATCTGCGCGGCGCCAGCATCCTGTCGGACAAGATCCTCGGGCTGCTGGACGAAGCGACGGACAACCGCCGCAACTACCTCAACCCGGTGAATGCCTACGACGAAAACTGGACGCCGACGCTGCTGGGATACTGCGTGAACCGCTCGTCGTCGGACCGCGTGTCGATCCGCATCGCCGAGATGTACCTCATCGCCGCCGAAGCCGGCTCATACCTGCCTGCGGAACTGGAAAAGGCCAAGGGATACCTGCTCGACCTGAAGGCCAAGCGGCTGAAACCCGAGGCGATGGAGACCCAGCGCACGAAGGTCGGAGCGATGGATGCGGAGCAGCTGCGCACAGAGATCGCCGACGAGCGCGCCCGCGAACTGATCGGAGAAGGACACCGCTGGATGGACCTCCGCCGGACGACCCGGCCGGCCATCGTCAAAACCTACAAGGACCGGACCTACACGCTCAATGCGAATGACGCGCGTTACACGCTGCCCTTCCCGCAGTCGGCCATCGACAGCAACCCCGAGCTGAACGACTGA
- a CDS encoding SusC/RagA family TonB-linked outer membrane protein → MKKFLTLFVLVCPLLALAQQTRQITGQVLDRADGAPLVGATVFIAPEETQAKDYNPQGTIAYEQGRFAFKLPASVRKVVVSYLGYEARTLDISGKSDFTIYLSASDNKVDAVVVTGYQRIEKRKLTSSISSVKMSDIARDGVASVDEMLSGSIAGLVSIPTSGGPGAASKIKIRSTVTLNGNTDPLWVLDGMPLEGNDIPKDWSSKESVDNLYNMSIAGLNPWDIEDITVLKDAAATAIYGARAANGVIIITTKKGLRNQAMRVNVSASLFVTDRPDLSRLNLMNASQKVYLELGLAANARLNYLPGMGGVARILDKAGERPALVNGGSLASLSPETQSAIGALRRNGTDWGREIYRTALNQQYSVSISGGSGKTGYYFSGGYYNEQGTTVGTGFERLNLTMKTDYDLLQNLRFGASVFVGQNKNDSYLSDTDVFTNPSRYTRTVNPYLNAYNPDGSYAYDPDMTVNTGNTDVLDFNFLEERARTEYTLKTRSIKTIFDLDYRPVKGLKLYTQFGLQVDNSATEKMAQENTYFTRKYQLKSMVDQVVRLPKGGVIQNWNGDLSQYNWKAQAEYAGTFGGKHELDLMAGLEMRGVTNTTVHTKGFGYDHKTMTTKPINVPEDSDLLDDESFRQYTKSFYENRYMSYFFTGSYTYDNRYTVFGSMRYDGTNLFGVDPKYKFNPMWSISGAWSINRERFLRDARWLDNLRLRVSYGAQGNIDRTTSPYILGTWNSTSLGGASEDRIDVTSPPNQNLRWETTYSWNTALDFAAFEHRIGFTFELYGRRSKDLITTRTIPSETGFISTSSNYGEISSKGIEFTLNTVNVRTRDFRWETSINIAHNTDKVEKVRIDDNSWSPSLQGYSSGAVFAIKTAGLDANGIPMFWRDGKKISLQEFVGFRVEASDPWGLGIPEYFEYGPAMNVSQKDVRSYLTYVGSRNPDVTGGFNNRFYYKNFDLAISCNFVFGQLMTRSPFYNPAQTNPGQNYTTEMNKVWSPSNTSGTYPSLTGNLQADGSAWGDWDENPDPYRVYYWIMDNFPTNVNLFNSLDIWNRKINYFRVNSIRLGYSFPQRITRKLHMAGLRVHFEARNPLVIATNYDGYFDPETYGNIYAQPMARTYSVGLNITF, encoded by the coding sequence ATGAAAAAATTCCTTACGCTATTCGTTCTGGTCTGTCCCCTGCTGGCGCTGGCGCAGCAGACCCGGCAGATCACGGGCCAGGTGCTCGACCGCGCCGACGGAGCGCCGCTCGTGGGAGCAACCGTCTTCATCGCACCCGAGGAGACCCAGGCCAAAGACTACAATCCGCAGGGAACAATCGCCTACGAGCAGGGACGCTTCGCCTTCAAACTGCCCGCAAGCGTCCGGAAAGTCGTGGTCAGCTACCTCGGCTACGAAGCCCGGACCCTCGATATTTCGGGCAAGAGCGATTTCACGATCTACCTCTCGGCGTCGGACAACAAGGTGGACGCCGTGGTGGTGACCGGATACCAGCGCATCGAGAAACGCAAACTGACCTCGTCGATCTCTTCTGTCAAGATGTCGGACATCGCGCGGGACGGCGTGGCGAGCGTCGACGAAATGCTCTCCGGCTCGATCGCCGGTCTCGTGTCGATCCCCACCTCGGGCGGACCGGGCGCGGCCAGCAAGATCAAGATCCGAAGCACCGTGACGCTGAACGGCAACACCGACCCGCTGTGGGTGCTCGACGGCATGCCGCTCGAAGGCAACGACATTCCGAAGGACTGGTCGTCGAAGGAGAGCGTCGACAACCTCTACAACATGTCGATCGCGGGACTCAACCCGTGGGACATCGAGGACATCACCGTACTGAAAGACGCCGCTGCGACGGCCATTTACGGCGCCCGCGCGGCGAACGGCGTCATCATCATCACCACCAAGAAAGGCCTCCGCAACCAGGCGATGCGCGTCAACGTCTCGGCATCGCTGTTCGTGACCGACCGTCCCGACCTCTCGCGCCTCAACCTGATGAACGCCTCGCAGAAGGTCTATCTGGAGCTGGGGCTGGCGGCGAACGCCCGGCTCAACTACCTGCCGGGCATGGGCGGCGTAGCCCGCATTCTGGACAAGGCCGGGGAGCGCCCGGCGCTCGTCAACGGCGGAAGCCTCGCATCGCTCTCCCCCGAGACGCAGAGCGCGATCGGCGCCCTGCGCCGCAACGGCACCGACTGGGGCCGCGAAATCTACCGGACTGCGCTCAACCAGCAGTACAGCGTCAGCATTTCGGGCGGCAGCGGCAAGACCGGCTACTACTTCTCGGGCGGCTACTACAACGAGCAGGGAACGACCGTCGGAACGGGATTCGAGCGTCTGAACCTCACGATGAAGACCGACTACGACCTGCTGCAGAACCTGCGCTTCGGAGCCTCGGTGTTCGTGGGACAGAACAAGAACGACTCCTACCTCTCCGACACGGACGTGTTCACCAACCCGTCGCGCTACACCCGCACGGTGAACCCCTACCTCAACGCCTACAATCCCGACGGCAGCTACGCGTACGACCCCGACATGACGGTCAATACGGGCAACACCGACGTGCTCGACTTCAACTTCCTGGAGGAACGCGCCCGCACGGAGTACACGCTCAAGACCCGTTCGATCAAGACGATTTTCGACCTGGATTACCGTCCGGTGAAGGGATTGAAACTCTACACGCAGTTCGGCCTGCAGGTCGACAACTCCGCGACCGAGAAAATGGCGCAGGAAAACACCTACTTCACCCGCAAGTATCAGCTCAAATCAATGGTGGATCAGGTAGTGCGCCTGCCGAAAGGCGGCGTAATCCAGAACTGGAACGGCGACCTCTCGCAGTACAACTGGAAAGCGCAGGCCGAATATGCGGGCACGTTCGGCGGAAAGCATGAACTGGACCTGATGGCCGGTCTGGAGATGCGCGGCGTAACCAACACGACCGTACACACCAAGGGATTCGGATACGACCACAAAACGATGACGACCAAACCGATCAACGTACCCGAAGACAGCGACCTGCTGGACGACGAGAGTTTCAGGCAGTATACGAAAAGCTTCTACGAAAACCGCTACATGTCGTACTTCTTCACAGGGTCGTACACCTACGACAACCGCTACACCGTTTTCGGTTCGATGCGCTACGACGGCACGAACCTCTTCGGCGTGGACCCCAAATACAAGTTCAACCCGATGTGGTCCATCTCGGGCGCATGGAGCATCAACCGCGAACGGTTCCTGCGCGACGCCCGGTGGCTCGACAACCTGCGCCTGCGGGTATCCTACGGCGCCCAGGGCAATATCGACCGCACCACCTCGCCCTACATTCTCGGTACGTGGAACAGCACCTCGCTCGGCGGAGCGAGCGAAGACCGCATCGACGTAACGTCGCCGCCCAACCAGAACCTGCGCTGGGAGACGACCTATTCGTGGAACACGGCCCTCGATTTCGCTGCTTTCGAACACCGTATCGGCTTCACGTTCGAACTCTACGGACGCCGAAGCAAGGACCTGATCACCACGCGCACGATCCCTTCGGAGACGGGATTCATCTCGACATCGAGCAACTACGGCGAAATCTCAAGCAAAGGTATCGAATTCACGCTCAACACGGTGAACGTCCGCACGCGAGACTTCCGCTGGGAGACCTCGATCAACATCGCCCACAACACCGACAAGGTCGAAAAGGTGCGTATCGACGACAACAGCTGGAGCCCCTCGCTGCAAGGCTATTCGTCGGGCGCCGTGTTCGCCATCAAAACCGCCGGGCTGGACGCAAACGGCATTCCGATGTTCTGGCGCGACGGAAAGAAGATCTCGCTCCAGGAGTTCGTCGGTTTCCGCGTGGAAGCCAGCGACCCCTGGGGACTGGGAATTCCGGAATATTTCGAATACGGTCCGGCGATGAATGTATCGCAGAAGGACGTGCGCAGCTACCTGACCTACGTCGGTTCCCGCAACCCGGATGTGACGGGAGGTTTCAACAACCGGTTCTACTACAAGAATTTCGACCTGGCGATCTCGTGCAACTTCGTTTTCGGACAGCTCATGACGCGCTCGCCCTTCTACAACCCCGCGCAGACCAACCCCGGGCAAAACTACACCACCGAAATGAACAAGGTGTGGTCGCCGTCCAACACCTCGGGAACCTATCCTTCGCTCACGGGCAACCTGCAGGCCGACGGTTCGGCCTGGGGCGACTGGGACGAGAATCCCGATCCGTACAGGGTCTATTACTGGATCATGGACAATTTCCCGACAAACGTCAACCTGTTCAACAGCCTCGACATCTGGAACAGGAAGATCAACTACTTCCGCGTGAACAGCATCCGGCTGGGATACTCCTTCCCGCAGCGAATCACACGCAAACTCCACATGGCCGGATTGCGCGTGCACTTCGAAGCCCGCAACCCGCTGGTGATCGCCACGAACTACGACGGCTATTTCGATCCCGAGACCTACGGCAACATCTATGCGCAGCCGATGGCGCGCACCTACTCGGTCGGACTGAACATTACCTTCTAA